A genomic region of Trifolium pratense cultivar HEN17-A07 linkage group LG3, ARS_RC_1.1, whole genome shotgun sequence contains the following coding sequences:
- the LOC123914088 gene encoding uncharacterized protein LOC123914088: MASLIMSFTPTTTRVFAATATKGTTSASSSKEEKGFLDWILGGMQKEDQFFETDPILKKVEEKSGGTGTASNGRKNTVAVPQKKKGGGFGGLFAKN; the protein is encoded by the coding sequence ATGGCTTCATTGATCATGTCATTTACTCCAACAACTACTAGAGTTTTTGCAGCAACTGCAACAAAAGGTACTACAAGTGCTAGTAGTAGCAAAGAAGAGAAAGGTTTTTTAGATTGGATTCTTGGTGGAATGCAAAAGGAAGATCAGTTTTTTGAAACTGATCCTATTCTCAAGAAGGTGGAAGAGAAGAGTGGAGGGACAGGTACTGCTAGCAATGGTCGCAAGAACACTGTGGCTGTGCCACAAAAGAAAAAGGGTGGTGGTTTTGGAGGCTTGTTTGCTAAGAATTAA